DNA from Canis lupus baileyi chromosome 6, mCanLup2.hap1, whole genome shotgun sequence:
tatttaactgTATATTATGGATATATTCTCTGTAGTTAGATTTAAGCCTATCTCTTTTTTCTGAAGTGCCTGCAgaagatataccatattttagCCAATCAGCTCCCCACTGACGGACATTTGGTGATTTACAGTTAGttgttttatttgctattataagtaatgctgcaaaGAATATCCCGGGACATCCACAACCACTGTTGTTTGCTTGCATGGATGGACACCTAGAAATGGCATTGCTTGTCAAGGAGAGTGTGGGTTTAGAATCCCGAGATATCACCAAATGGCCTCCTACAAAGAGCATTACTCATCTGCAGTCCCCGTACCATTTCTGACACTGGTGATTATCAGCCTTTTTTCAGCTTTGATAATCTGATAggtaaaacagaacaaaacaaaccagaaaccCAAAAGGTACCTTTTTGCTGCTTTCATCTACATTTCTTTATTTGGAAACTTTAAAAGATTTTGGGCTCCCACCCAGCCAACTGAGTCAGAATCTCCAGGGATGGCACCCAGAATCCGTAGTTTCTAGAGTCTTCCTAAAGGATTCTGATGAGCATTCAGGTTTGCAAACTACTCCCTTAGTGCCTATAGGTACAATTGAGCTGTAGACTGAACTCCCATCACAGATGTGCAGagaaaatgtcatttcttttctaCAAGAAAAGGATCTCAGAGACCTCAGCAGAGATGAAGCTAAACAGTGGGGTAGCCCTTTCCATTGCCTCTTGGCTTATTTGAGGAAGGTCTATGGGTACTTCCCCTCTGGGAGCCTAGAAGGCACACTTTTGCATTGAAGCCAACAGAAGCCCTGGGGTCTGGGCTCTTGGCTGAGCCCCTCCAGCAGGCTGGTGGGAATAGAAGTTAAATATTTGATCATTTCAACAGGCCCTCAGGTGGTACTGTGTTCCAGAtggccctccctctcctgcttctgtCCCTAGGATGGAGTTTGGGTCTTTGAGGGGAGGGTGTGATTTTTGCAACTCTAGAGGGTGCGTGTGGGTGTTGGGGACCGTGTGTGAGCCACCTCTGGTCTCCAGGGCAATGACCCTGCCCACTTCTTGCTGCCTGCTCCCTTAGTCCACAGCCAGCAGAATTTGTCATCTGGTTGTCCGCTGGGTGAGTGCCCCGAGCTCTTCCTGGATACATGCTAGCCAGTCCCCTCTGAACCACCAGCCTGGCTAAGGCTGCTTCTCAGGCAGGCTACCCAGCCTGAGGTCATATTCTAGCTGTGATTATGCCCCATGGGAATCAAGCCCAGGAGAATCCAACCTCGGAGCCTCCCTCTGCTGCCAACACTTTTCTGCCAAGTTGATGTTGATGCACCATGAGAGGGAGCGGGCCGTTGGTGGATGTTGGTCTCTCTATGCACCTGACTCCTCCAGGTTTAGACAGGGAGAAAGACCAGGGCATGCACATCAGACTCTGGCTCTCCTGCTTCCCCTGATTTCTTCCCCATTCCCGGGTCAGAAAGAGTGGtgcttttatttaacttttcttcctTGTACTAGGCCCTTgctgaaataaatgtttttttcttttttaaaagattttatttattaatttggcagaaaaagagagagtgagtgagcacaagcagggggagccacagacagagggagagggggaagcaggctcctcgttgAGCAGAGAAGctagctgatgtggggctcaatcccaggaccccaggatcatgacctgagcagaagcagatgcttaaccgactgagccacccaggtgccccataaacaTCCTTTTCAAtgcttatttattcaacaaatatttgttgactattaTTGCCTGCTAGGAATAGTGCGATGGGCATCACAGATGTGTGTGCTGCCCTCAAGCCCGTACATCCCTGGAGGAGAAGCCATAAGCAGACAGAcctcatatatgtgtatatgctgTCTGGTGGCTCTGAAGAAGAATGAAGCCAGTGAAGGCCGGCGGGATGGAGTGACAGCGGGTGGGAGTGATAATCAGTGTTTGTATTAACGTGGCCTGAGTAAGTGATCACTTAAGACTTAGGGAGTGATGCTGGACCGTGCTCTCTGGGAGACGTGGATTCACACCAGCATCACTCTGACTGTTTCCAGTGACTAGAAAAGTAAGTGACAtggtgggagaggtggggggtggtgttcaataatttaaaaaaagttgatgaataaataaaagaaggaatgcCAGATTTAGCACATTGGACTCTGCATATTTCTAACGCTTCAGCCTTTCTTTGCTCACTTCACACTGCGTTTCCCATTTTCACCTCAGGCCACAACACAAGGCTCTTTGTCAGAGAGTGCTAGTAATTTAGTGCAGAAGTAAGCAAAGAaacatggagagggagaaaaagagagaggggaattATACTGATTTTACAGAAATTCACAGGCAAAGACAAAGGTGTTCATCCATGTTCTACCTTCACTAATGCTTCTTGTCTTTGTAAACATAAGATAACAGCTCTCAAAATCAAGTACAACCCTTTTGCCAAAGCCTTCTTGGATGCCAAGGAAAGGTGAGTAGAGAAATGTCAGTAAAATCTTCTGAGCTGACTTCTGCAAATGTGAAATTTATGCTCATCTTGAAAGGAACTTGCATTACCTTTGATAGAATTAGGTATGTTAACATTCAATTCCATATTcaacaaaatcaatgaaattcaACAAACTCTAATGATCTGTCCCTTGTAACAGAGCTCTAGGAGAACCTCTAACTGGCAAATGTTTGGTCAACTCTGTTTTACTACCAATTATTGAAAGTAACACAAGcgcatattaaaaaataagtaatttaaatttttaataattcactctgcccttcctccaATTATCTCTGAGTTGCAtggtttcaataatttttttaaccgCATGTAATCCAGGAGAGGTGAGTGATTCATATGACTAGTTCATAAAGGTCAGATCTTCATATCTGTCAGGTCTGAGAGAAGACCACACAGAGACTTCTGGGGATCACTTCtctgccttttggctaagatcaagtgtcaTATCTGTTCTTATCATTTCAGAGACTTCTGGGATGGTGGATGGTAATGCTATCACTTTAGTGGCTCCATatctttgtgtttttcctttccattctagaaaaaaaataaaagaataatggtCCTTATTGACTTCTATTAAAGGGCTTTGTCCTgttaatatttgatttaatttaattttggatAACTAAAGGGCTAAAGAAAATCTGATGTGTGAGATGAATAAGACTTTGAGTAGGTCGTCCTGACTTGAACTCCTGTCTTGGCCATTTCCTGGCTATTTGATCTTATAtaagtcactttacctctctgagatCCACTTTTCAAATCTGCCAAGTGGGGATAGCAATATTTTCCTTGTGGGATTATTGATGGATCTAGCATATCACAGGTGTGCTTGTGCCCTAGGTCCTATGCAAGTCCTAGCTGTTGTTATTGCTTGAATTTTGTCAGGCCGGAGCACTAAGTGCAAGCCACTGAGATCAAACTAAATAGGAATAGCTATAAATACGGCAAATTAGAGTCACATCAAATTGCAATTCAAAGAGGGATTGATTAGATTATTAGATAAAGTACCCTGGATGAAGAAGAGGGGAGAGATTTGAGATAAGAGGTGTTTGATTTTCTTATTCTAAGAAATGTGTTGCTTTCCAAAGAGAATTTGGGGTAGACTTTTGGCTGGACTTGGGTAATATGCTGGACAGCGATGGtgcccttttccttctctttcaggAATCACCTAAAAGACATTCCGGAAGCTGTCTCTGAGAGCCAGCATGTGGCCTATTCTCACTGTGAGTTGGGTGAACACTGGGTGGGCCACACCTGGGGGACACTGGGAGCCATCTTCCACCCTACTTAGACTCCACCTGTTGTGAATGCTCATGGCCCTTTCCAAAGCTTCTCTCAAGACTCAACAGGTTATTTCTTCCACTCGAGACAAGTGTGTGCCCTTTCCAGAATTCCCAGAAAAAACCGGTGTTCCTGAGGGGCTGGACCGGATCTCAGGTGGGAGATAGGAACGGGAGTGATGGATCTCTCATACTCGAGTTTTCATGTCCCAGAGGCTGACTGTCTCAGGTGCATTCTGGGAGTATCTCCACTCTCCACTCTTGTTGGTCTGGCCTGGATTGCCCTGTTCTTAGTGTTCACTTATTTTTGAGTTGGTTGGCAGCACGATGCTTCAGGCAGGCTGTGGCCTTACATGTGGCGAGGAGTCTGGGAGGCTGCCTGGACAGCCACAGGTATGCTGCTGGGGACTCTGTGGGTGCTGGGTGTCCCCAACAGGGTGCTGGCCTCCCCATGTCTGGATGGCAGGGGAGACTCTATGAGGGAGGAAGTCCCCTAAAGCTGCAGCAGAAACCCAGGCCAGTGATGTCAGAGCAGAATGTTAACCCGGGTGTTGTAGAAACTTTAATGAGAATTGTGGTTCTCTCAGGTGTTCTCTGCCATCGTCCAGCTCTGGGCTTCTCTTCTCACACCTCTTCCCCTAAGCATTTGCACGTGTTCCAGTGCAGAGCTACAGCAGCCCAGAAAGTGAGCAGCTCTCAGAAAAACACCTTTTAAAGTGACCTGTATTATAATAGTAACAgcccaaacattttttttatttatttatgagagagagagagagagagaggaagaggggcagagacacaggcagagggagaagcaggctccatgcagggagcccgatgtgggacttgatcctgggactccaggatcatgccctggggcgaaggcaggcactaaaccgctgagccacctagggatcccagaaCTGCATCATTTTTAAGCTCACGTGTTACAGTCTTCTCAGCGAACttcttgcggggggggggggggggggggaggggtgtctaTTATTTGTGGCAAACCAAGTGGGCAGGAGCCTGGTTCGGGGTGACCCCCTGCCTGGCTTTGCCCACTGGACACCTGCAttgagaacattttctttctttccaatttggattccttttcttctttctttcctttttcattcaaaaacaaatttctttctttttttttttttttaacaaatttcttttttaaaaaatatttacttatttattcatgagagacacagactgagagagaggcagagacctaggcagagggagaagcaggctcctcgcagggatcccgatgtgggactcgatcccagatcccagatcgtgacctaaaccgaaggcaggcacccaactgagccacccaggcatcccccaaaacaAATTTCTATGAAATGTTTTATAGCCTTCCAAAATGTTCTGCAAGATTCCTGCTTGGGTGTGCCAGCCAGCTCCCCTACTTGTTGCTTTCAGAATCCTCTGTGGGGTGACGAGGGGAGCCATCGTGCCTCCTCTTGCTTGGAGTGGGAGCTAGAGACACTTTCCCACCGGGCAGAAAGCGACCTTCCCTCCTGTGTAACCACATTAAACATTCCCTAGTAGCTGGCGATCACCCATACATCTAACGTCCCCTTCTCAGACCAACTTTTAATTTGACTCAAGTTAAGTCAGAAGCAACTTAACTTTTGCATTTCtgtcacttattcattcaaatgGTTTTTTGTATAGCTCTGTTCCAGGGTTCCTCAAGAGGCTTTCCAAACTTTGATAGGAACTGCCGTCCTTCTCCAAAGAGGCCAGCCTGTCTGCTAACGTGGAGGGGGAGTGACGGTGGGGGTGGTCTCCGTCTCTACCTGGGCCGACATTCCGTGTCGTTCACACAGGGTCACCATGTGTAAAGTGGCTGGAAACCTGACTTCTGGTGTGGAAGTTCAggctctgtgtcttcctcttgTCTATTCCAGTGGGAGGCTGGATCTTTTCCAATCCGGATGGAGTGTGCGCAGCAGGAAATGCCAATTACCAGTATGCTACCCCCTTGCCTCTGTCTGCTCCCCACACCCACCACGGCTGCGAGCCCTATCCTGGCCTCCGAGGGCACCGGCAGGCTCCCTACCCTTCGGCCTACATGCATAGAAACCATTCTCCCTCAGGTGTGTGATTTTGCTAATTAAACCCTTGGGTGTAGGGGtgaggggcgggggtggtggtgcagAGAAATGGTCAACAGCAAGTAGTAAAAAGAAGTATCTGAAGCTGGTATCCCTTTCATCTCATATATGTAATAGtattgtatattattattttgatgttttattttatatacactaGTAGTTGATTATGTAATTATGACATTATTggtgttttataattatttcataagACAGTCTCCTGGTTTCTAATGGGTGTGAAGGGCCCCCTCCCAGGGCACCAGTGTACTCTGCATTTCAGGATGTGTGTCCAAAAGCCAAGTTGTGGGGGCTCCAGGATACCCAGCTCACTGCTTTCACCTGGCTGTTTTCTACACTTGTATTACATGGCTCCATCCAGGGGATACTGGGCCCAGTATTAGAGAGCTTTTAGGAAGATCTCTGGGAAGCTGGGTGACTCTACAACCAGACTTTTGTTTGGTTCAGTTGGAGACAGGCAAACTGGCTCTGATAATAACTTTTACAGTCTGCTTATCTAAGCTGATGCTGGTGGTTGTGTGCTTCTACCTCACTGACTGCTGTGTAGCCTCCCTTGGGCTTGGGAAAGCCCAGACCTTGCCTGCTTGTTAGATTtgtagggaggaagggagaaggcaaGCCAAGGGCTGATTTCCCATTCAATTATTCATGTGACAGGTATTTATTGAGGGCTATCTGTGTGCTGGGTTCTGTCCAtgaacaaattagaaaaataccTTACCCTGCAGAGATTCTATTCTCATGTGGGGAGATTAtcagtaaatgaaagaaagaaatgattcatgGCATGGGAGATGGAGGAGAGTGTTAAGATTCCACCCTTAGGGCCACCCTGAGCTCTACCTACAGAGGGCTTTCCTGGTCACCAGCTGCCTGGCTGTGTGTCCCTTTACATCCAACTCCTAGCAACCTTGAAATCTGctttcaggaaggaaggaataaaatgcAGCTTGATGATATCACAAAGTGGGCAGCATTCTCATTCTGTGTCCTGGTTCTTTCCTGGTCACAGcttctgagcacctgctatgcacCAGGCCCTCTTCTAGATGGTGGGGATAGGAGGAGGACAAAGGTACAGTTTCTTCCCTGAAGAAGCTCAGGGCTACacgaatataaaaataatgaattataacACGGTGTAGTGAGAGCTCTCATGTGGTCCTCAGACCTGTtgtagcatcacctgggaacttgttagaaatgtagactCTCGGGTTCTCCTTCTGAAAGAgtctacattttaacaagatccctaggtgattctcatgcacactaaagtttgagaaacattctGTGAAACACACAAGCCAAGGTGCTGTGGGAACGAAGGAAAAAGAACAACTAGAGTGGCCTAGAGGGATCAATGTTGAAGTTGAGATTTGCAGGATGAGTGGAAGCAGACAGAGGTGGGCGTGGgtaggagggaaggaggatggcAAGGGACCCAGGAGAGGCAAAGGCCATTCCAAGGAAGAGTAGTGTGAGCACAGGCATGAGggggggagggcctggggagTCTGGGGGGGTGGATTTGGAACCAAGGGTAGCAGGAGAGGTAGAAGAGGCAGAGCTGAGGCTCAAGAGGCTGCAAATGCCACATCCTGAGGAGGAATGACTTGGCCAGCCAGGTGTATACACCAGAATCTTCTTCCTtgctctcctctttctcccccactTCCTTTCTCTTATGTATGCACTAATGATGCAAATGGAGATTCAAAGACATAGAAGACACTGTTCTTGAGATGTTTAAATGTACTTGGGGTTGCTGAGAAGAGTAAGGCGCTGGTCCTCAGAAATTTCCTCTGGGGCACTGGTGGGTCTTTCGGCTTGTGCTGAGGGGATATTAACATGGGTCCTTTCTTAAAGGGGAGTGAATGTGATAGAGTGAATCAGACAGATCTGCATCACAAAAGGCATCCTCCAGGTCTCTGAGTTTCATCTATAAAGCAGAGAGGATGGCTcattgctgtgaagattaaaataTGAACAGTGTGTGGCATATGGTTGACATGGTATATCTGAGCCTGCTTCTTTTCTGCTAACTGGCCTCTGTAGCACCAACCATGGCTATATTTTGTCCTAAAATAATATCATTGGTCATCTTTATATGTTCTCTGAGCTTCATCAACTGAACTGTTGTTATTTCCCCAAAGTGAATTTGATAGAAAGCTCCAGCAATAACCTGCAAGTTTTCTCTGGACCTGACAGCTGGACTTCCTTGTCCTCCACACCCCACACCAGCATCCTGTCTGTACCCCACACCAGCGGGCCAATCAATCCAGGGCCTAGGTAAGACCAACTCCAGCAACTTCCTCATTGGTGGTCTTGGGGGTTTACATGAGCACTGGAGACTCAATTCGTTCTTTTTTCTTAGAGTGGCTTGCTTTAAGCCATTGTCCTGACTCCTAAGCCACTAGGAAGTGAAGCTAACAACAGGAAGGACTTTTCTATctcaaggagaagggagagaaaagcacCTGCTCACTTGTATGctctttgttttgtggttttggtATTCTGTTTTCAAAGGGAAAAGACATCATGGCCTGGAATCATTTGTCTTGAACCAGTCAGAAATATTGTAAACTGTGGTGGTAGCAGATAGACCCTGACAGTAGAATTGAAGGCAAAATGTGTAAATAGACACTGACGATGGTCCGTGTTCTCATAAGCCACCTGTTCTATCAGGGGGATGGGCTGTGGGTGCCTGGCCTACAACCCAGGTAATAGAGCAGAGTGTGGCAGGTAGGGCCTGTGGCATAACTTGCACACCAGAGACCAGCGTTTCATTCTGGCTTCTGGAAATGGGTGTAGAAGGGAGGACAGGAAGGGACCTTGGAGCTTGATGGGCGTGGGCTTTAGTCTGGGTTTTGCCTCTTATTGACTTCGTACCTTCAGGTGGTTTTCTTGGCCTCACTGAGCTCCGCCTTTCTTATCGCTAAAATGGATATAATAGGGGTGACTCTGTAGGTTATGGTGAACCCAAAAGgagaaaatgcattaaaatgctTGGTGAGCAGTAATGTCTACATAAATATCAGCTGTTACATTCAACACAGGTAGGCAGAATTTTGAGAAGGTCCAAAATAGGATTCAAAGTGAAAAGGTGGGTCTTGTGATTTGCTGGTCAAGAGAACGTTAGGAGAACATAGTGTTTTGGACTATGGCAAGGCTGTTCACGCTTCAGTGTgtgttagaatcacctggaaggttAAAATGCACAATCTGATGAACAGGGCTGGATTGGAGCTTGAGATTCTGCATTTGAACGAGCTCTTGTGTGTTGCTGGTGTTGCTGTTGGCTGTGACCTTGGTGGTTTTGACACTGATGCTGCCGTGGCGGTGAGCGTCTAGTGCTGTGCTGCCCCGTGCAGCTGCCACCGGCCGCCTGTGGCCACTGAAGCCCTTGCAATGCAGCGGGTCCCAGTGGAGGTGGGTGGTGTGGCACACATGCGAGCTTGAAGACTTAGTAGGATCAAAGAATAAGaatctcaaccttttttttttccaactttttttttaacttcaaatgcATGtttaaatgacaatattttgaacatttttttggataaaatatGATTAacaataagtttatttttttctttttctttcttttcttttttttttttttaatatatggctactagaaaatttagcCTTGTGGTTGTGGCTCATGTTTTCTATCTGTTGGACAGTGCTCGAGTGGATTATCTAAGGGAAAAGCACAGATTTGGGTTGTGGCAGGAAGTGAGAAAGTGAGTCCTTGAACCTATTAAATGATCGTGTGGCAGATTCTGTCCTAGATACTCTATGGAAGTCATTTATGGTATTCAAAGACATCCGCAGGCTGGCATTAAAATTCCTATTTTACTGTTGGACAGATGAAAGCTCAGAAGCATTAGACATGTCCTGAAGGTCACACAGTAAAGTAACTGCATGGTTTTCCCACTGGCCCGTGAAGCATCAGGAAGGGGCCCTGCCCTGAGCAATGTTATAGAAGCGTCTCTTCTGGAGATCAGGCCCCAAATCTCAGCAAGCTGAGCTGGCTAAAACCCAAACAAGCAACCAGCAAACACCCCAAGCCTGGGCTTCTGCAGGTTTCCTATGGCCCAGTGAGGTCCGTAGTCTCCAGACTGCAGCACAGACGCCAGCGTGGCATTGCTACCTCTGGTTCCCTCCAGTAGTGTGTTTAACCCACTACTGACTCCATAAAGATTTTGCTAGAGAATAGCGAAATGTGCCCGGTACCATCATTACATAATGAGCCTAGTCTCACGCAGTGTAGTATCTGGTGATGCAGAGAATCTAAAATGTCAGGACATGGGGATGGCTGAAGGCTTAGAGCATTGGCGTTTATCGTGCCTGTTCCAACGGCAGGCATTTTTGTCTCTGTTCAGGTGCAAAAATTGCTACCCCTTACAATCCACTGGAAAGCTTGTAAAGATCCTGATACCTGGGCTGCATGCCAGATTGGTTGAATCAGGATCTCTGGTGGTAACACCCAGGCCTCAGTATTTTGCAACCTGTTAGGTGATGCCAATGTGCAGCCAGGTTTGCACTGGCTTTAGAATGAAAGAAGTCCAAGGAGGTGGTCTAGCTCCCCCAGCCTTTCTGCCAGGCACCAGAGCTATTGGGTGGAGACCAGGAATGGAAGAGTTGCTTATAACAACCACCCTTTGGTGAGTGCCGTGTGCTCTCCTGTGCTCACATCTTCTTATTCGATTGTCATAATAGTATCTGTAATGTGCACATAATCATTGCTCTGTCTTGAAGATGGAAGCTGGGACTCAGAGGTGTGATTGGACAAAGGTCATGGAGGCAGTAGGCAGGGGAGCTGGGATGCGAACCCAACTTTTCTGACACCTGTGTGTCCTGGTTGCTCTGCTATGTCAGCTCTCTTGCCAGTGAGGGGTCTCCCTTGCAGGCTTGCTGTCCAGATTCCCTCCTTTTGCTCTCCTGCTCTTCCACGCAGGCTGCAGGGCAGGCCTCCAGAAATGAGATGCTGTGTTCCAAATCAAACTTGCTAGGGGCAGGGCCAAGCATGGAAATTCAGGTCAGGACAGCTATTGTACGCTTATCCCACTACATTTCACTACTTCCCTTGGCTTCTCCACAAAAACAGGGCCCTTCTGTGTCAGAGCTAGAAACAAAGCTGTGGCTAGGCGCCCTCTTCCTAGGCCTGGGCCCCTCGCACTGCGTTTGTGCAGAGCAGCATGCAGGTCTTTCTGGCAGCGTCATCAAgcattctgtgtctctctctgcagCCCCTACCCGTGCCTGTGGACCATCAGCAACAGTGGCGGGGGCCCTGCCGGGCCAGGCCCAGACGTGCACGCCAGCTCCCCGGGAGCATTTcttctgggtggcccagcggtgaCTTCGCCCCTCTCTGCCCAGGCACCCACTTCAGCAGGTGTGGAGGTTCTGGGGGAGCCCTCGCTGACCAGCATCGCTGTGTCTACTTGGACAGCGGTGGCCTCACATCCCTTCTCGGGCTGGGGTGGCCCGGGTGGGGGAGGGCACCATTCTCCCTCCTCACTGGATAGTTAGGCAGGATCCTAGGGCAGGGGTCAGTGGAGAACCTTCTCTGTGTAGAGCATTTAGAAACCCCATGTACTGATTCTAGTGAGTTAGACTGCAGGGCTCCCCACCCAGTGAGCTGGAGGGTGGGGTGGATTATGGCAGATGGTTTAGTTTGGTGATGTGCCCTGGTTTCTTTTTGCACTCCCATTTTCTCTGCAGCTCATCTGTGACATGCTTAGGTAACCAAAGTTCATGGACATCcttccctggccctgccccttaCTTTCAAATGATTCTAGAAGGCCCCACTTCCTGTTCTGTGGAGGTGGTGCAAAGCTGTTAAGTGAGCTCTGAGTTTACCTAGATGAAGGCTTCCTAGGCTTGTGCAGCCCTGGAAAGTATCTGTGGCCACAGGGCTGCTGCTCTGAGACCAAGAGAGGGTGTAAGTCCCCAGAGTGAAGTTAACAAAAACAGAGCTAATCATGTATTACAGCAACGAGCCTGTAATTGAGGAAATTAGATCATGTCCTTCCCTTACTCGGAGACCTTCCATGGCACACCATTGCCCACAGAACGAAGTCATACCTCCTGACTATAAGGACACCCCCCTGCCATCTAGCCGCAGACCACAttcccagctccagctccctTCATCATCCCATTGGCAACCTGTGTTTCAGTGAAGGCAGACATTCTACCCCCATTGGCAAAACATTCGGTGTACTTTCCCACCTCTATGCCCCCCATGCCTGAAATATACTCTGTTCAGTCCCACCTGTGGGAATCCTGCCCATCCCCCGGGGACTGGCCAATGTGCCACTGCCTGTATCAGATGCCGGATGTGCCTAGCCTCGTTTACCTTGTCCGGCTCCCAGCCCTCCCATGGGTTTTGCCTGTTATTGAGCTCACCCCACTCTGCCTTGTGTTTTTGTTACCTGTGAGTGTGTCTCTCTCCCCCTAGACTGTGAGCCCCTTGGGGGGCGAGGACTAGCCTTCTTGTCTTCGTACCTCGCAGCACCTGGTACTGTGCCTTGTCTatagtaggtgcccaataaacTGAGTGCAATCGGTGTGCAGTGCATGTCTGCTGAAAGGACAGCTGTGGAGCTCACTGGGAGGCAGAGCTTGGAGACTCGCATCCGAGGCAGGGTAGTACATCAGGGTTGGGAACCCAGAACATGCTGGGTGTTATCCCAGGTTCCCTGTCTGAGGCACAGCAGGTTTGCAATGATTGATGACATGGAGACAGTGTGGGCTAGAG
Protein-coding regions in this window:
- the TBX19 gene encoding T-box transcription factor TBX19 isoform X1, translating into MAMSELGIQKTSDGTVSRLLNVVESELQAGREKGDPTEKQLQIILEDAPLWQRFKEVTNEMIVTKNGRRMFPVLKISVSGLDPNAMYSLLLDFVPTDSHRWKYVNGEWVPAGKPEVSSHSCVYIHPDSPNFGAHWMKAPISFSKVKLTNKLNGGGQIMLNSLHKYEPQVHIVRVGGAHRMVMNCSFPETQFIAVTAYQNEEITALKIKYNPFAKAFLDAKERNHLKDIPEAVSESQHVAYSHLGGWIFSNPDGVCAAGNANYQYATPLPLSAPHTHHGCEPYPGLRGHRQAPYPSAYMHRNHSPSVNLIESSSNNLQVFSGPDSWTSLSSTPHTSILSVPHTSGPINPGPSPYPCLWTISNSGGGPAGPGPDVHASSPGAFLLGGPAVTSPLSAQAPTSAGVEVLGEPSLTSIAVSTWTAVASHPFSGWGGPGGGGHHSPSSLDS
- the TBX19 gene encoding T-box transcription factor TBX19 isoform X3; its protein translation is MFPVLKISVSGLDPNAMYSLLLDFVPTDSHRWKYVNGEWVPAGKPEVSSHSCVYIHPDSPNFGAHWMKAPISFSKVKLTNKLNGGGQIMLNSLHKYEPQVHIVRVGGAHRMVMNCSFPETQFIAVTAYQNEEITALKIKYNPFAKAFLDAKERNHLKDIPEAVSESQHVAYSHLGGWIFSNPDGVCAAGNANYQYATPLPLSAPHTHHGCEPYPGLRGHRQAPYPSAYMHRNHSPSVNLIESSSNNLQVFSGPDSWTSLSSTPHTSILSVPHTSGPINPGPSPYPCLWTISNSGGGPAGPGPDVHASSPGAFLLGGPAVTSPLSAQAPTSADMVSSQTLTARDMKMQGQRLYCDTNMSYGTWLMEEKQDQNIGTQKPLCGNFIQSSCVRIYK
- the TBX19 gene encoding T-box transcription factor TBX19 isoform X2, with the protein product MRRMFPVLKISVSGLDPNAMYSLLLDFVPTDSHRWKYVNGEWVPAGKPEVSSHSCVYIHPDSPNFGAHWMKAPISFSKVKLTNKLNGGGQIMLNSLHKYEPQVHIVRVGGAHRMVMNCSFPETQFIAVTAYQNEEITALKIKYNPFAKAFLDAKERNHLKDIPEAVSESQHVAYSHLGGWIFSNPDGVCAAGNANYQYATPLPLSAPHTHHGCEPYPGLRGHRQAPYPSAYMHRNHSPSVNLIESSSNNLQVFSGPDSWTSLSSTPHTSILSVPHTSGPINPGPSPYPCLWTISNSGGGPAGPGPDVHASSPGAFLLGGPAVTSPLSAQAPTSADMVSSQTLTARDMKMQGQRLYCDTNMSYGTWLMEEKQDQNIGTQKPLCGNFIQSSCVRIYK